In Arachis hypogaea cultivar Tifrunner chromosome 17, arahy.Tifrunner.gnm2.J5K5, whole genome shotgun sequence, a single window of DNA contains:
- the LOC114925688 gene encoding uncharacterized protein: MRCTCTSKYTHTAEERIENGSQRREERKDALALVVLATAVAAKPTARERESSLKRDASERERARTLSLPSMEPRAASLSPREERARAGGAVEEVIGCEAKIIFVDNGFQFGVLELACKIYSPRIPK; the protein is encoded by the exons ATGCGCTG TACATGCACAAGCAAATACACACACACAGCAGAAGAAAGAATAGAGAACGGAAgccagagaagagaagagaggaaggacgcGCTGGCGCTAGTGGTCCTCGCAACCGCCGTCGCCGCCAAACCAACCGCGCGAGAGAGAGAAAGTTCGCTGAAGAGAGATGCgtcagaaagagagagagctcgCACCTTGTCATTGCCGTCCATGGAGCCACGAGCCGCATCACTGTCGCCGAGGGAGGAAAGAGCACGAGCTGGAGGAGCCGTTGAAGAAGTTATCGGCTGTGAGGCAAAG ATAATTTTCGTTGATAATGGGTTTCAATTCGGTGTATTGGAGCTTGCTTGCAAGATATATTCCCCCAG GATTCCAAAATGA